In Arthrobacter citreus, a genomic segment contains:
- a CDS encoding ABC transporter ATP-binding protein, translating to MTTLTEKSSVPGGTTAAAAARSLNKTYGSGDTAVHALANVDVTFDAGTFTAIMGPSGSGKSTLMHCLAGLDTADSGRIWIGDTEITSLKDAELTRLRRDSVGFVFQSFNLVPTLTAEQNITLPVALANGTVDRAWLDSITETLGLTGRLKHRPHELSGGQQQRVAVARALLTRPHVVFGDEPTGNLDSKSGAEVLSLLRRSTREMGQSIIMVTHDPVAASYADRVVLMNDGALVGELANPTPDSVLAALTKLGA from the coding sequence ATGACAACCCTTACTGAGAAATCCTCCGTGCCCGGCGGCACCACGGCCGCCGCTGCCGCCCGATCCCTGAACAAGACCTACGGCTCCGGAGACACCGCCGTCCACGCCCTGGCCAACGTTGATGTCACCTTCGACGCCGGCACCTTCACCGCCATCATGGGACCGTCCGGCTCCGGAAAATCCACCCTCATGCACTGCCTTGCAGGACTGGACACGGCCGACTCGGGCCGGATCTGGATCGGGGACACGGAGATCACTTCGCTCAAGGACGCCGAACTGACCCGCCTGCGCCGCGACAGCGTGGGCTTCGTGTTCCAGTCCTTCAACCTGGTGCCCACCCTCACTGCCGAGCAGAACATCACCCTGCCCGTGGCCCTGGCCAACGGCACAGTTGACCGGGCCTGGCTGGACAGCATCACGGAAACCCTCGGGCTCACCGGCCGGCTGAAGCACCGCCCCCACGAACTCTCCGGCGGCCAGCAGCAGCGCGTCGCCGTCGCCCGGGCCCTGCTCACGCGACCGCACGTTGTGTTCGGCGACGAGCCCACCGGCAACCTGGATTCGAAGTCCGGCGCCGAGGTGCTGTCCCTGCTGCGCCGCTCCACCCGGGAAATGGGCCAGAGCATCATCATGGTCACCCACGATCCGGTGGCTGCCTCCTACGCCGACCGCGTAGTCCTGATGAACGACGGCGCGCTGGTGGGCGAACTGGCCAACCCCACCCCGGACAGCGTCCTCGCCGCCCTGACCAAACTGGGAGCCTGA
- a CDS encoding ABC transporter permease produces MLQVALAQVRLNARRFIAVSLAVMIAVGFLTATLVINSSSKASLTQSVGEGFRNADLILNGNLFRADPVVLDEDTVDVVRDLPGVEGSYAVQQGYASFGTGRDTVFAQLSSTPEHTGLFPGEVVDGSLPVSDSEVAVDTATAEREDLSIGSKLNLTGGLDEAAAELTVTALVAPSNDPNSMGTPQLYATGPTAALFANPEDGFDTIQLALAGGANAEDVRAAVEQELSTAGMDEVVVRTAPEQTDAVVAMYTGGDDALTIILLAFAAVAVLVCALVVSNTFSVLVAQRTRELALLRCIGAERSQIRRSVLVEALIVGIVASVAGVLAAVALVGGIIAYLQTIPESGFATLAVSPVSVVVGLLVGVVLTVLSALVPARAATAVAPLAALRPAEDVRAGTKRGRVRLIAGLVLLVGGAALLAAGAMSADLLVALPGGILSFVGVLMCATLFVPSLVRTVGSLAAPLGVPGKLAAVNAVRNPQRTSATASALLIGVTLVTMMMTGAATVRTSLDNVLAGEFPVDVSVTGQDTPFTAGDADTARAVDGVQDAVLVPVAGTTDTKTWGAYDVYALDPADAAKVLKDSNLVLADDTIVMPQGIKDETLTVTGATSSVELKVLVSDSKQLRPLITADTAAALGGPAPVAESADYVPMPQIWLSVDEGMTTGALIDLRSDLAEGLDVEDYLVNGSAIERAAFEQVIDVLLMVVTGLLGVAVVIALVGVANTLSLSVLERTRESSLLRALGLTRGQLRGMLALEAVLIAGVAALMGSVLGSIYGWLGAQSALGSFASVALSVPWLQLLGVLAVALVAGLAASVLPARRAARLSPVAGLAAD; encoded by the coding sequence ATGCTGCAGGTAGCGCTGGCGCAGGTGCGCCTGAATGCCCGCCGGTTCATCGCCGTCTCGCTTGCCGTGATGATCGCCGTCGGTTTCCTGACCGCCACTCTGGTCATCAATTCCTCGTCCAAGGCCTCACTGACCCAGAGCGTGGGTGAGGGTTTCCGAAACGCCGATCTGATCCTCAACGGAAACCTGTTCCGCGCCGACCCGGTGGTGCTGGACGAAGACACTGTCGACGTCGTCCGCGACCTTCCCGGAGTGGAGGGCAGCTACGCAGTTCAGCAGGGCTACGCGAGCTTCGGCACGGGCCGTGACACGGTGTTTGCCCAGCTGAGCAGCACTCCCGAGCACACGGGCCTCTTCCCCGGGGAAGTCGTCGACGGTTCGTTGCCGGTTTCCGACAGCGAGGTTGCCGTGGACACTGCCACCGCCGAGCGGGAGGATCTGTCGATAGGGTCGAAGCTGAACCTCACCGGCGGCTTGGATGAAGCTGCCGCGGAGCTGACCGTCACTGCCCTCGTGGCACCCTCCAACGATCCGAACAGTATGGGCACGCCACAGTTGTATGCCACCGGGCCCACCGCCGCGTTGTTCGCCAACCCCGAAGACGGTTTCGACACCATCCAGCTGGCTCTGGCCGGCGGCGCCAACGCAGAAGATGTCCGTGCCGCCGTGGAGCAGGAGCTTTCCACCGCAGGCATGGACGAGGTTGTGGTCCGCACCGCCCCGGAGCAGACCGACGCCGTCGTGGCCATGTACACCGGCGGAGACGATGCCCTGACCATCATCCTGCTCGCCTTCGCCGCCGTGGCCGTGCTGGTCTGTGCCCTGGTGGTCTCCAACACCTTCTCCGTACTGGTGGCCCAGCGCACCCGGGAACTTGCCCTGCTGCGGTGCATCGGTGCGGAACGTTCACAGATCCGCCGCTCCGTCCTCGTGGAAGCCCTGATTGTGGGCATCGTGGCGTCGGTTGCCGGTGTCCTGGCCGCCGTGGCCCTGGTGGGCGGCATCATCGCCTACCTGCAGACCATTCCCGAAAGCGGCTTTGCCACACTCGCGGTCTCCCCTGTGTCGGTCGTCGTTGGGCTGCTGGTCGGCGTCGTGCTGACCGTCCTGTCCGCACTGGTTCCGGCCCGTGCCGCCACCGCGGTTGCCCCGCTGGCTGCCCTGCGGCCTGCCGAAGACGTGCGGGCCGGAACAAAACGCGGCCGGGTCCGGCTGATCGCCGGACTGGTGCTGCTGGTTGGCGGAGCTGCCCTCCTGGCAGCCGGCGCGATGTCCGCGGATCTCCTGGTGGCGCTTCCCGGCGGCATCCTCAGCTTCGTGGGCGTGCTGATGTGCGCGACCCTGTTTGTCCCGTCGCTGGTGCGGACCGTTGGTTCGCTGGCTGCACCGCTGGGAGTACCCGGCAAACTCGCCGCCGTCAACGCCGTCCGCAACCCCCAGCGCACCTCGGCAACGGCTTCCGCCCTGTTGATCGGCGTCACCCTCGTGACCATGATGATGACCGGAGCCGCAACCGTGCGGACGTCCCTGGACAACGTGCTGGCCGGAGAGTTCCCGGTTGACGTGAGCGTCACCGGTCAGGACACTCCGTTCACTGCAGGTGATGCGGATACCGCCCGTGCCGTGGACGGAGTGCAGGACGCCGTCCTGGTGCCCGTGGCCGGTACCACGGATACAAAGACCTGGGGGGCGTACGACGTCTACGCCCTGGACCCCGCCGACGCGGCGAAAGTCCTGAAGGATTCCAACCTGGTCCTGGCCGATGACACCATCGTGATGCCGCAGGGCATCAAGGATGAAACCCTGACGGTTACCGGGGCAACCTCCAGCGTGGAGCTGAAGGTCCTGGTCTCGGACAGCAAGCAGCTGCGCCCGCTGATCACGGCTGACACGGCGGCGGCCCTGGGCGGACCCGCACCGGTGGCCGAATCCGCGGACTACGTGCCCATGCCGCAGATCTGGCTGTCAGTGGACGAGGGAATGACCACCGGCGCCCTGATCGACCTGCGCTCCGATCTGGCCGAAGGCTTGGATGTGGAGGACTACCTCGTCAATGGGTCCGCCATTGAGCGCGCCGCCTTTGAACAGGTCATCGACGTGCTGCTGATGGTGGTGACCGGGCTGCTGGGCGTCGCCGTCGTGATTGCCCTGGTGGGGGTGGCCAACACCCTGTCCCTGTCCGTTCTGGAACGCACCCGCGAATCCTCGCTGCTGCGGGCCCTTGGCCTGACCCGCGGACAGCTGCGCGGCATGCTGGCACTGGAAGCCGTCCTCATTGCAGGGGTCGCGGCACTGATGGGCAGCGTGCTCGGGTCAATCTACGGCTGGCTCGGAGCGCAATCGGCGCTGGGTTCCTTTGCCTCAGTGGCATTGTCCGTGCCGTGGCTGCAGCTGCTCGGCGTCCTGGCCGTGGCACTGGTGGCCGGCCTGGCCGCATCGGTCCTCCCGGCCCGGCGCGCCGCCCGCCTGTCCCCGGTGGCTGGCCTGGCTGCCGACTAA
- the metG gene encoding methionine--tRNA ligase, producing MTSSDSKTPFYITTAISYPNGVPHIGHAYEAIATDAMARFKRLDGYDVFFMTGTDEHGLKMQQSADKEGITAKELADRNSAAFQQMSRDLNISHDRFIRTTDKDHYAAAQAIWKRMEEKGDIYLSKYAGWYSVRDEAYYSEDETELREDGIRYSKETETELTWTEEESYFFRLSAYQDKLLALYESQPSFAAPQSKFNEVISFVKGGLEDLSISRTTFDWGVPVPGNAEHVMYVWVDALTNYLTGVGFPNTESEAFKKYWPADVHVIGKDISRFHAIFWPAFLMSADLELPKRVMIHGFLHNKGVKMSKSLGNVVAPKEWADQYGLDSVRFFLLREVPFGGDGSYSHEAVVGRMNSDLANNLGNLAQRSLSMVAKNCGAAVPQPGEFTAEDKAILAAAGELLEISRKAYDVQDFHGALEATWKVLGDTNAYFAEQAPWVLRKTDVERMNTVLYVTLEVLRIVAILIQPVMPDSAAKLLTVLGQNDGDARQFNAIATPLVPGTPLPTPAPIFPKYEEPAE from the coding sequence GTGACTTCTTCCGATTCCAAGACCCCGTTCTACATCACCACGGCCATCTCCTATCCCAACGGAGTGCCCCATATCGGCCACGCCTACGAGGCCATTGCCACCGACGCCATGGCCCGATTCAAGCGCCTGGACGGGTACGACGTCTTCTTCATGACCGGCACGGACGAGCATGGCCTGAAGATGCAGCAGTCCGCGGACAAGGAAGGCATCACCGCCAAGGAGCTGGCGGACCGGAATTCGGCAGCCTTCCAGCAGATGAGCCGGGACCTGAATATCTCCCATGACCGGTTCATCCGCACCACGGACAAGGACCACTACGCCGCTGCGCAGGCCATCTGGAAGCGGATGGAGGAGAAGGGCGACATCTACCTCTCCAAGTACGCCGGCTGGTACTCCGTCCGGGACGAGGCGTACTACTCCGAGGATGAAACCGAGCTGCGCGAGGACGGTATCCGCTACTCCAAGGAGACGGAGACCGAACTGACCTGGACCGAGGAGGAAAGCTACTTCTTCCGCCTCTCCGCCTACCAGGACAAGCTCCTGGCCCTCTACGAATCCCAGCCCTCCTTCGCCGCGCCGCAGTCCAAGTTCAACGAGGTCATCAGCTTCGTCAAGGGCGGCCTGGAGGACCTGTCCATCTCCCGCACCACCTTCGACTGGGGAGTCCCGGTCCCGGGCAACGCCGAGCACGTCATGTACGTGTGGGTGGACGCGCTGACCAACTACCTCACCGGCGTCGGCTTCCCCAATACCGAATCCGAAGCGTTCAAGAAGTACTGGCCGGCGGATGTGCACGTCATCGGCAAGGACATCTCCCGTTTCCACGCGATCTTCTGGCCCGCGTTCCTGATGTCCGCTGACCTGGAGCTGCCCAAGCGCGTCATGATCCACGGGTTCCTGCACAACAAGGGCGTCAAGATGTCCAAGTCCCTGGGCAACGTGGTGGCACCCAAAGAATGGGCCGACCAGTACGGCCTGGATTCCGTGCGGTTCTTCCTGCTGCGCGAGGTTCCCTTCGGCGGCGACGGCTCCTACAGTCACGAGGCTGTGGTGGGCCGGATGAACTCCGATCTGGCCAACAACCTGGGCAACCTGGCCCAGCGTTCGCTGTCCATGGTCGCCAAGAACTGCGGCGCCGCAGTGCCACAGCCGGGGGAGTTCACCGCTGAGGACAAGGCCATCCTCGCCGCAGCCGGTGAGCTGCTGGAGATTTCCCGCAAGGCGTACGACGTGCAGGACTTCCACGGCGCGCTCGAAGCCACGTGGAAGGTCCTGGGCGACACCAACGCCTACTTTGCCGAGCAGGCTCCCTGGGTGCTGCGGAAGACCGACGTCGAGCGCATGAACACCGTGCTCTACGTAACGCTGGAAGTGCTGCGCATCGTGGCCATCCTGATCCAGCCGGTGATGCCGGACAGCGCCGCCAAGCTCCTGACGGTGCTGGGCCAGAACGACGGCGACGCGCGGCAGTTCAACGCCATCGCCACGCCGCTGGTGCCGGGCACTCCGCTGCCGACGCCCGCACCGATCTTCCCGAAGTATGAGGAACCCGCGGAGTAA
- a CDS encoding sensor histidine kinase, which yields MLVHRRIQAWMQANPFKVDLFQALTATLIFAVPFLLTFEGQQVEFVLSAAICLPLAWKRTRPVAAAAIQAAACLLQLVLVPETGLPADIFVLVTVYSLAVYAPRWASLSGLALALVGGMLFIFQYYFVPLRTAGWIRDDLSLIGRYLALVVALDAVVLLCWTLGDLARTRRLAMDALRDHARRLEVERQQERDLAAADERTHIAREMHDIVAHSLSVIITQADGARYASAQDPEIAAKTLGTIAETGRGSLREMRRLLGVLRGDELASTRPLPSLADVTELVDAVKRAGLEVTVSETGSMRRPLPAGAELTAYRVIQESLTNVLKHAGPSVQAGVDLQWTPRGLQITVHDDGRGAGADGAPPPPPLSVPGGQSGSPSGTGQGINGMAERVALYDGTLVAAPAAGGGFRVTAFIPYTEA from the coding sequence ATGCTCGTGCACCGTCGAATCCAGGCCTGGATGCAGGCGAACCCCTTCAAGGTCGACCTCTTCCAGGCGCTGACCGCCACCCTGATTTTTGCCGTCCCGTTCCTCCTGACATTCGAGGGGCAGCAGGTTGAATTTGTCCTCTCCGCTGCCATCTGCCTGCCGCTGGCCTGGAAGAGAACCCGCCCGGTCGCCGCGGCAGCAATCCAGGCAGCAGCCTGCCTGCTGCAGCTGGTCCTGGTCCCGGAAACCGGGCTGCCAGCTGACATTTTTGTCCTTGTCACGGTTTATTCACTCGCCGTTTATGCTCCCCGCTGGGCAAGCCTGAGCGGACTCGCCCTGGCTCTGGTCGGCGGCATGCTGTTCATCTTCCAGTACTACTTCGTCCCGCTGCGGACCGCCGGCTGGATCCGTGACGACCTCAGTTTGATCGGGCGCTACCTTGCCCTTGTGGTTGCCCTCGACGCGGTGGTCCTGCTCTGTTGGACCCTCGGCGACCTGGCCCGCACCCGCCGCCTGGCCATGGACGCGCTCCGGGACCACGCCCGCCGGCTCGAGGTGGAACGCCAGCAGGAGCGCGATCTTGCCGCCGCCGACGAACGCACGCACATCGCACGGGAGATGCATGACATCGTGGCCCATTCCCTCTCGGTCATCATCACCCAGGCCGACGGCGCCCGGTATGCGAGCGCCCAGGATCCGGAAATTGCGGCCAAGACGCTGGGAACCATCGCGGAAACCGGCCGCGGCTCGCTACGGGAAATGCGCCGCCTGCTCGGGGTTCTCCGTGGTGATGAACTCGCGTCCACCCGCCCCCTGCCGTCGCTGGCCGATGTCACCGAGCTGGTGGACGCGGTCAAACGGGCAGGATTGGAGGTAACGGTGAGCGAGACGGGATCAATGCGCCGCCCGCTTCCCGCTGGCGCCGAGCTGACCGCCTACCGGGTCATCCAGGAATCCCTCACCAATGTCCTCAAACATGCGGGCCCCTCGGTGCAGGCCGGCGTCGACCTGCAGTGGACGCCCCGCGGACTGCAAATCACAGTGCACGACGACGGCCGCGGCGCCGGCGCTGACGGCGCACCTCCTCCTCCTCCGCTTTCCGTTCCCGGCGGCCAGAGCGGTTCCCCCTCCGGCACCGGGCAGGGCATTAACGGCATGGCCGAGCGGGTGGCCCTCTACGATGGAACACTGGTGGCTGCTCCGGCAGCCGGCGGAGGATTCCGCGTTACCGCTTTCATTCCCTACACGGAGGCCTGA
- a CDS encoding response regulator transcription factor: MTGTLPDPSDNSVPEAGPIRVALVDDQQLVRGGFKMLINSQPDLTVVAEAGNGGDAIQALSAVRADVVLMDVRMPGMDGIEATRRLLERAAAQPKGSTDVDLKVVVLTTFDLDEYALSAIRAGASGFLLKDAPPEELLEAIRTVYRGDAVIAPSTTRRLLDHVAPLLREPTAEVSRHAADVERLTPREREVFGLIAQGLSNPEIAAHLFLSDATVKTHVGHILAKLGARDRVQAVVIAYETGIVAP, encoded by the coding sequence ATGACCGGCACCCTGCCCGACCCGTCCGACAACAGTGTCCCCGAGGCGGGCCCCATCCGCGTGGCCCTGGTTGATGACCAGCAGCTGGTGCGCGGCGGCTTCAAGATGCTGATCAACTCCCAGCCGGATCTGACCGTCGTCGCGGAGGCCGGCAACGGCGGGGACGCGATCCAGGCACTCTCCGCAGTGCGCGCCGACGTCGTCCTCATGGACGTGCGCATGCCCGGCATGGACGGGATCGAGGCCACCCGCCGGCTCCTGGAACGGGCCGCAGCCCAGCCCAAGGGATCCACCGACGTCGACCTCAAGGTGGTGGTCCTGACCACCTTCGACCTGGACGAGTACGCGCTGTCCGCCATCCGGGCCGGAGCCAGCGGTTTCCTGCTCAAGGATGCTCCCCCGGAAGAGCTGCTTGAGGCCATCCGCACCGTGTACCGCGGCGATGCAGTGATTGCGCCGTCGACCACCCGGCGGCTGCTGGACCACGTGGCTCCCCTGCTCCGCGAGCCCACGGCCGAGGTCAGCCGCCACGCCGCCGACGTCGAACGCCTCACCCCCCGCGAGCGCGAAGTATTCGGGCTGATTGCGCAGGGTCTGTCCAACCCGGAAATCGCCGCCCATCTGTTCCTCTCCGATGCCACGGTCAAAACCCATGTGGGCCATATCCTGGCCAAGCTCGGCGCTCGTGACCGGGTGCAGGCTGTTGTGATCGCTTACGAGACCGGTATCGTCGCTCCGTAA
- a CDS encoding MmcQ/YjbR family DNA-binding protein, whose protein sequence is MSTESDVRSFCLGLPGVTERLSWQQPAWFARTLMARIWEAGVLTVKTPEREALAGTDPDTFFWTPHHNRSPQLVLVRLDRVDPAELKELLLESYRLAGPLPPTV, encoded by the coding sequence GTGTCCACCGAATCCGACGTCCGGTCCTTCTGTCTGGGGCTGCCCGGAGTGACCGAACGGCTCAGCTGGCAGCAGCCGGCATGGTTTGCCCGCACCCTGATGGCCCGCATCTGGGAAGCCGGTGTGCTGACCGTCAAGACCCCGGAACGGGAGGCCCTCGCGGGCACAGATCCGGACACCTTCTTCTGGACTCCGCACCACAACCGTTCCCCGCAGCTGGTGCTGGTGCGCCTGGACCGCGTGGACCCCGCTGAACTGAAGGAACTGCTCCTGGAGTCCTACCGGTTGGCAGGCCCCCTTCCACCCACGGTATGA
- a CDS encoding glycosyltransferase family 4 protein translates to MTSGENMTGASTGTPPALAWALESFPGADVLLNRDIPGGNRSGLVAAAGRKHAEQAYDAVICHGFSLAYAMAANPAFAGRLLPYIDDAPGEDKLPYPGVRAKLGEIAVVSRYLLAANEDERGLLEAFVPESAGKVLVAGQAMPGMARPAGAAAGKAPALRVLLAGHDLKFTGELVTHLQERPDYVLAMDRWTSLHAHDAPASERALAEADTIICEWAGGNAVWYSQNIRPQQRLIIRLHGFEVHGDWLPDIDITKVDTVVLVSEFFREQVLAATGWPREKTMVIPNMVDTADFLRPKESGAEFRLGLAGMVPWFKRPDRALDILAALLDRDDRYSLHIRSRHPWEYDWFWNGRVGEQDAYRQFYSRLREDPILRSRVAFEEYGPDMASWFRRIGFCLSPSHRETFHVAPLEGAASGAVPVFLERPGAAEIFDSRWVFANPAAAADFIHATATNPDAGAAERAAALDLAGRYDTAAVLPHWNDLLKARRP, encoded by the coding sequence ATGACCAGCGGTGAAAACATGACCGGCGCCAGCACGGGCACACCGCCGGCACTTGCCTGGGCCCTGGAATCCTTCCCCGGAGCCGACGTGCTCCTGAACCGCGACATCCCGGGCGGCAACCGCTCCGGATTGGTAGCTGCAGCGGGCCGGAAACACGCCGAGCAGGCGTACGACGCCGTCATTTGCCACGGATTCTCCCTCGCCTACGCCATGGCCGCCAACCCGGCTTTCGCCGGGCGGCTCCTGCCCTATATTGACGACGCTCCGGGCGAGGACAAGCTGCCGTACCCGGGCGTCCGCGCCAAACTGGGCGAAATCGCCGTCGTCTCCCGCTACCTGCTTGCCGCCAATGAGGATGAACGCGGCCTGCTGGAAGCCTTCGTGCCGGAAAGCGCCGGAAAGGTTCTGGTGGCCGGACAAGCGATGCCGGGCATGGCCCGTCCGGCGGGCGCGGCAGCCGGGAAAGCCCCCGCCCTCCGGGTGCTCCTGGCGGGGCATGACCTGAAGTTCACCGGCGAACTGGTAACCCATCTGCAGGAGCGCCCGGATTATGTCCTCGCCATGGATCGCTGGACGTCGCTGCACGCCCACGATGCCCCTGCTTCGGAGCGTGCCCTGGCTGAGGCGGACACCATCATTTGCGAGTGGGCCGGAGGGAACGCTGTCTGGTACTCGCAGAACATCCGTCCGCAGCAGCGCCTGATCATTCGCCTGCACGGTTTCGAGGTGCACGGCGACTGGCTGCCGGACATCGACATCACCAAGGTGGACACCGTGGTCCTGGTCTCGGAGTTCTTCCGCGAACAGGTCCTGGCCGCCACCGGCTGGCCCCGGGAAAAGACCATGGTTATTCCCAACATGGTTGATACGGCAGACTTCCTTCGCCCGAAGGAAAGCGGCGCCGAGTTTCGGCTGGGATTGGCCGGAATGGTCCCGTGGTTCAAGCGACCCGACCGCGCCCTGGACATTCTGGCGGCGCTGCTGGACCGGGATGACCGGTATTCGCTGCACATCCGCAGCCGGCACCCCTGGGAGTACGACTGGTTCTGGAACGGGCGGGTCGGGGAGCAGGACGCCTATCGGCAGTTCTATTCGCGGCTGCGGGAGGATCCGATACTGCGCTCCCGCGTGGCGTTTGAAGAGTACGGTCCCGACATGGCTTCTTGGTTCCGCCGCATCGGTTTCTGCCTTTCGCCCAGCCACCGCGAAACGTTCCACGTCGCACCCCTGGAGGGCGCTGCGTCCGGTGCCGTCCCCGTATTCCTTGAACGGCCCGGAGCGGCGGAGATTTTTGACTCCCGCTGGGTTTTCGCCAACCCTGCGGCCGCCGCGGACTTCATCCACGCCACGGCGACAAATCCCGACGCCGGTGCTGCCGAACGTGCTGCAGCCCTGGACCTGGCCGGCAGGTATGACACAGCAGCAGTGCTGCCTCATTGGAATGACCTGCTGAAGGCACGGCGGCCATGA